One window of the Dreissena polymorpha isolate Duluth1 chromosome 5, UMN_Dpol_1.0, whole genome shotgun sequence genome contains the following:
- the LOC127882217 gene encoding uncharacterized protein LOC127882217 isoform X1, translating into MAASKTYYARPVYMANKGDQLNSRSSELMNTSKSRPRTVHFTSLEDTDPPPRPPPPRPTPSGAPKGNMTGSKIQAIKRQLPMAPNPSPQSTSEPKPLTRINVTSHDQLWQKDTGEENGSRSNGLSLPLNHITKESTEEMIRNFDLETMSDHSDASADTMIMMTTEEELKNQEKINHSLKQYASKRFQQEPSLETLKSNTNTHSKKKNMRITFADMNGKDVDWQCVPNGIAEDAGQGNKISPLHITTDPYSNREYREDRVSSEPNTTDSSASVSPDDGYGTFSSTGTVSSPFSSSCGSNDFENFDNGGLKKCFLPNGAIKPNSVRESWAVRRKQRMIEAQDNSVQEQLRSLTIIEEEQMVNQNSNKNLKSSHFGTIKNSEWKTGLKGSIAFDNKDEESQFVNVSRSDLHRVNQKLYVVSNDNETHNGGSSRQERVLPRTPTLQDPPFNPTVPMHASQFPADHVTYAVPVRRRSTKGEVVSDDVRNTYASVRRPGIEETEPKRMNDFLHQVPPVERQTYAWEQDSEAGTDNMGPIYRRAVVEPNACMPIGSGNIYQSANGDEGFYSLNRSSRSTSVSSFLPVNEPSATPRLGAVQSDGPRSPLEALSGEMLEKFSEMDMNYRNFNGFDDKNEIFCRTDSKVNYFQAKQINRMYRDENNPQTQEFGSARPLQQTCVQSETMARQTSTRQASKSDSKHETSKSSSSSKQEEGRNAKHEKEMDNNSKGSKLFQILPNMFKPSNKKSNKGIKDKDSKESKGKRKLPVPLSVPVKEINEDRSEIDENEQAEYINMSDLPQYSLASVEYEEKLRKGQYVSLESLNKRPVFASSRDIQKLFSTHDQSFDSIHSHGTQRHSFHAMPLTYRHHIGRNTSVENMRPRAASASASTKTTQLQNSADSHMALINRKNAAVMMNAKQDNVFHSHAMASVPHSMTLSQRTSESRTRLDSGSSGGDSKLSTLV; encoded by the coding sequence ATGGCTGCATCTAAAACATACTACGCTAGACCTGTGTACATGGCGAACAAAGGCGATCAGTTGAACTCCAGGTCATCCGAATTAATGAACACGAGTAAATCAAGACCGAGGACTGTTCATTTCACAAGTCTTGAAGACACAGACCCCCCTCCTCGGCCCCCACCCCCTCGACCAACCCCAAGTGGAGCCCCAAAAGGGAATATGACAGGAAGTAAGATTCAGGCTATTAAACGTCAGTTGCCAATGGCACCAAATCCCAGTCCTCAAAGTACCTCAGAACCTAAACCATTGACCCGAATTAATGTCACAAGTCATGACCAACTCTGGCAGAAAGATACCGGTGAGGAAAATGGGAGCAGGTCCAACGGGCTTTCGCTGCCATTGAATCATATAACTAAGGAGTCCACAGAAGAAATGATTCGAAATTTTGACCTAGAGACAATGAGTGATCATAGCGATGCCTCTGCAGATACCATGATTATGATGACCACAGAAGAGGAGTTGAAAAATCAGGAAAAAATCAATCATAGTCTCAAGCAATATGCTTCAAAAAGGTTCCAACAAGAACCATCACTTGAAACCCTTAAATCAAATACTAATACTCACTCCAAAAAAAAGAATATGCGTATAACATTCGCAGACATGAACGGTAAAGATGTTGATTGGCAATGTGTGCCAAATGGAATAGCAGAGGATGCTGGTCAGGGAAATAAAATCTCTCCCTTGCACATAACAACTGATCCTTATTCAAACAGGGAGTATAGAGAAGACAGGGTGTCTTCTGAACCAAACACCACCGACTCCAGCGCAAGTGTTTCCCCAGACGATGGATATGGAACTTTCTCGAGCACAGGGACAGTTTCTTCACCTTTTTCTTCGAGCTGTGGTTCAAATGATTTCGAGAACTTTGACAATGGTGGATTAAAGAAGTGTTTTTTACCCAATGGTGCAATAAAGCCTAATTCTGTTCGTGAAAGTTGGGCTGTTAGACGTAAACAACGCATGATTGAAGCTCAGGACAATTCCGTACAAGAACAGTTGAGATCACTGACAATTATAGAGGAAGAACAGATGGTAAATCAGAACAGTAATAAGAATTTAAAATCGTCTCATTTTGGAACTATAAAAAACAGTGAATGGAAAACGGGTTTAAAAGGAAGCATAGCGTTTGACAATAAAGATGAGGAATCGCAGTTTGTAAATGTTTCACGGAGTGATCTTCATAGAGTGAACCAAAAGCTGTATGTGGTTTCCAATGACAACGAGACCCATAATGGTGGGAGCAGTCGACAAGAGAGGGTCTTGCCTCGGACACCCACATTGCAAGATCCACCGTTTAATCCGACTGTGCCCATGCATGCCTCACAGTTCCCTGCTGATCATGTAACTTATGCGGTACCGGTTCGCCGCAGATCAACAAAGGGTGAGGTTGTTTCTGATGATGTAAGAAACACTTATGCAAGTGTAAGGAGACCTGGCATTGAGGAGACGGAACCTAAACGTATGAATGACTTTTTACACCAAGTCCCACCTGTTGAGCGGCAGACGTATGCTTGGGAACAAGATAGTGAGGCTGGTACAGACAATATGGGACCCATTTACAGGCGAGCTGTAGTGGAACCAAATGCGTGCATGCCAATTGGAAGTGGAAATATTTATCAAAGTGCTAATGGCGATGAGGGATTTTATTCTTTGAACCGAAGCAGTAGAAGTACAAGTGTGTCAAGTTTTCTGCCAGTGAATGAGCCTAGTGCAACACCTCGCTTAGGGGCAGTACAGAGTGATGGACCAAGGTCCCCCCTTGAagctttgagtggtgaaatgctCGAAAAATTCAGTGAAATGGACATGAATTATCGAAACTTTAACGGTTTTGATGACAAGAATGAGATTTTTTGTAGGACTGATTCTAAAGTGAACTATTTTCAGGCTAAACAAATCAACAGAATGTACCGTGATGAGAATAATCCGCAAACTCAGGAATTCGGGTCCGCTCGCCCCTTGCAGCAAACATGTGTTCAAAGTGAGACAATGGCCAGACAAACATCAACCCGTCAGGCATCAAAAAGTGATTCAAAACATGAAACATCAAAATCATCCTCATCTTCAAAACAGGAGGAGGGAAGAAATGCTAAACATGAGAAAGAAATGGACAACAATTCTAAAGGaagtaaattatttcaaattttgcCGAATATGTTCAAGCCCTCGAACAAAAAATCAAACAAAGGAATCAAAGATAAAGACTCCAAGGAATCTAAAGGTAAGAGAAAATTACCAGTGCCTTTGTCTGTACCAGTGAAAGAAATCAATGAAGACAGGTCTGAAATTGATGAAAATGAACAAGCAGAATACATAAACATGAGTGACCTTCCTCAATATTCTCTTGCTAGTGTTGAATATGAGGAGAAACTTAGGAAAGGACAGTATGTGTCCCTTGAGTCGTTAAATAAGCGGCCAGTATTTGCAAGCTCAAGGGACATCCAGAAACTGTTTTCAACCCATGACCAGTCGTTCGACTCCATACATTCGCATGGCACTCAGAGACACAGCTTCCATGCCATGCCTCTAACGTATCGGCATCATATTGGCAGGAATACGTCAGTTGAAAACATGAGACCTAGAGCTGCATCAGCCAGTGCTTCAACAAAAACAACCCAGCTACAGAACTCTGCTGATAGCCACATGGCTTTGATTAATCGAAAAAATGCGGCGGTGATGATGAACGCTAAACAAGACAATGTTTTCCATTCACACGCTATGGCATCTGTGCCTCATTCGATGACTTTGAGTCAAAGAACTTCAGAATCTAGGACACGATTGGACAGTGGAAGTAGTGGTGGCGATTCAAAGCTGTCCACACTTGTGTGA